ACGAGGATTCAGTTAATAGTATACGGCAATGTATGCAACGATTTGAACTAATTACTTAAGTGATCTTACGCTTTTAGTTCGACCAACGAGTTTAGTCCGACGTCTTTGGTAAATTTCGCAGTGAAGCCGAGGTACTAAGACCGGGTTTGGAGAAAATTAGTAGACGTTTTACTAAGTCTAGCTCGGGCTGCGATATCTCACAGATTTCACAGATACGGGAGTCATCAACATTCTCCCCGATAAGCTCAATAGCCCTTGTGTACGGACGATTATTTGTTTGCTGTGCCATAATTACCTCAATATACCTCGTCGACTGACGTGCAGCCAAAATCACATGTTCTAAATGCAATTATAGCTAGGAATATCGAGGCGCAACTTTTTATTCACCCAAAAATAAAAAACCCCGCAGCAGCGAGGTCGTTTGGGCTATCTAGTCATCAAAGCAATATTGAGCGACGTTGCGTTGAAGGCGCATCTCATCGAGTTTGTCCTCGATCATACGGCGCATATTACGCTCACGTTCTGTTTTTTTGCGACGACCGCGTTTCTTAGGTTGTTTAACTGCGACTTCTTCAGCTTGAATAGCAACTGTGTCCATAAGAGAACCCCGCTTTTTTGATGCCGATACTTGGCGATTTTTTTTGTTTTTATTGTGTATCTGAGCGTCTAACAATTTGCATTGAGAGCGCACCCCATCAAGTTACCTATTTCGCCACATAAGGTCAAGTACTTATTCGAATCCGCAATGGCAACTAGCAATCGAATTTGTGGTAGGCTTGTTTGCTGTTCACCAAGCTCCCTTATTTTTGGAATGACCATGCGCAAAATTGGCTACCTTGTAGCAGCTCAGCTACTGAGCTTTTCTGTTGTCACTATGATGGTAGTGGCAAGCAGTCTTATCGGACTAGCGCTCTCTCCGCTTGCAGAGCTTGCGACCTTACCGCTTAGCCTTCAAGTTGCCGCCTTTGCGGCAGCCTTAATACCCGCCACACAGTCTATGCAGCGCAACGGTCGAAGACGGGTGATGTTGTTGATGAATGGTGCGGCAGGATGCAGCTTAGTACTTGCGATGCTCGCCGTCTTGATGCACTCCTTTGCGCTGTTTTGTTTCGCATCAGCCTGCCTTGGTGCCTCACTTGCTTACATTCAGCAGCTTCGATTTGTAGCCATTGAATCGGTTTTGGAACCGCAACAGAGCAAGGCGCTAAGCTGGATCATGATGGCGGGGATTGGCGCAGCGTTCCTGGGGCCAGAACTCATCAATTTAGGAAAGCTACTGGTCGCTCGTGAGTGGATTGGCGCCTACTGCCTCGCCCTCGCTGCCTTGGCGATAACATTCCTACTGCTATATCGCTATCTACCTGCCGCCCAGCGCTCTGTTACCGAACTAGAACAGGTTGAGAAGTCGAGGGTCTCTCCCGCATTGATCGTAGTGCTCTGTGCCGGTGCCCTCGGCGGCGCACTCATGACACTCATTATGACCGCCACCCCTATCACCATGCACCACCACAATGGCTTTGATCTGATCCAGACAACCACTGTTATTCAATGGCATATTGTCGCAATGTTTGCCCCGTCACTATTTACTTCAAAACTGCTCAAGTACATCTCTATTCGCCAGATGATGGGCTTGGGCGCGCTTATTATCGCGGTGTGCGCATACATTGGCTTCTTTGCCGCCGAATACCATCAATTTCTTCTATCGTTGGTGCTATTAGGGATTGGCTGGAACTTCCTCTTCATGGGGTCAACACTTCTCCTGCCCACCCTTAGCCCTCAGCGCGAAAAGCTCCGCTTTCAAGGCTATTTAGATGGCTCGGCAGCAACATTACAAGCAATTGGAACGCTAACGGCAGGCGCTTTGCTGCATTTCGCGGGGTGGACTTCGATTCTCGCCTTTAGCGGACTCGTAGCTATTGGCGTGGCGCTATCGCTAAGTGTGAAGCGATATCATTAAAACGAGGGATTGCTAACTAGGTAGTAAGTCAATTATCATTCGCGCAACATTAGTGACTTACACTTCCCGCCCTTAGCTCAGCTGGATAGAGCGATCCCCTCCTAAGGGATAGGCCGCAGGTTCGACTCCTGCAGGGCGGGCCATATTCCACCTAATCACACCACTTCCCCGTCAGAGAGACACTACAGAACTGCTCCTTCCGGTAATTAGCGATGCGCCGTTGGCGGCAGTTCTCGTACCAATCTGAAGCCAACACTATCCACTCTGTCACTAACAGTGCGCCAATCGCGGTAACTCACCGTGAGAAACGATGGGTAGAGAAACCAAGATCCGCCACGAACTACACGCCTGGTGCAGTCACCATCCAGCCAAACGATCCCAAATCGTGGTGCACCATGATAATTCTCGTTCCAACAGTCTGCTGTCCATTCCCAGACATTGCCGCTCATATCAAAGAGTCCAAAATCATTGGCTGCGAAACTACCAACAAGGGATGGCGACATTCTGCCGTTGCAAGCGAACGCTGCGAGGGTGCAATCAATTTCGTTACCCCAACTGTACTTCGTTGTTGAACCGGCTCTTGCCGCGTATTCCCACTCCGCTTCTGATGGTAGGCGGAACCATCCCAATGATTGCCCATTGAGCCACTGAATGTAGTGCAGGACATCCTCGTAACTTACATTAACAATAGGGCTCTGAGGGTGGAGCGCAGTGCCTCCGGCTGGCGGCGCGCAGTGACTTGCTTCAACACACTGGCGATACTGACTCCAACTAACTTCTTTTGCCTGCATGTGAAAGCTCATAATCGACACGTTATGAACAGGAACCTCTCGATCACGACCTTGTTCCGATCCCATCATGTACTCGCCACCGGGTACCTCAACTAGCTGACCTACCAGTGCACTACTCGCTAGAGTCCGTGCAGTTTCACCCTTCGAACTGTCTGCAATCCCACCATTAGCTATCAGGACGGAAACGATGATGCCTAGCATCAATGCAGCGCGCACGGAGAGTTTTTTAGCATTGAAAATTGGCACCTTGTTATTAACCTCTAGACTGTATTAGGCAATTATCATTGGTCATTAAAGCCGAGTGTGCAAGCGCTGAGAGCATGATAAAGAATATTGTTTAGGTCTTAACAATGCTATTATTCTCGAATGACAAATCAATCACCGCTACACCCAAGAAACCCCCACCGAGGGCGTTACGACCTGTTCGCTCTGGGCAAAACGCATAAGCCACTAAATGGATTTATCCAGCGCAATCCTATGGGTGGGAAGACCATAAATTTTGCCAATCCTTCTGCGGTGGTTGCACTGAATACTGCATTGCTCAAGCACTATTATGGCCTCAAGGCTTGGCATATCCCCAAGGGGTTCCTCTGCCCGCCAATTCCTGGCAGAGCGGACTATATCCATCATCTCGCAGACCTGCTTGGTGAGCCCAACTTCAACCCCACCATTCGCGTCTTAGACATCGGTACAGGTGCCAACCTAATTTACCCCATCATTGCGCAGCATAGTTACGGCTGGAAGGTGGTGGGTACCGACATAAACACCCAAGCACTTAACAACGCCCAAACACTGATCGAAGAAAATTCACTTGGCGCTAGCATTAGCCTACGCCATCAAGCAGATCCTCGTGCCATCCTCGCTGGTATTATCAACGCCGACGACAGCTTCGATGCGGTACTTTGCAATCCGCCCTTTCACCGTTCCGCAGAGGAAGCGAACGCTGGCAGTGAACGAAAGACCCGTCAGCTCAGTCGTCACAAACGCAAAAAAATGCCCGTAGGATTAAACTTCGGAGGCAGTAACGCGGAGCTATGGTGTGAAGGAGGCGAAGTTTGGTTTGTGAGCCAAATGATAAGAGAAAGTGAGCGCTATGCGACCCAGGTTAAATGGTTTAGCTCATTGGTAGCTAAGCAGGAGGATATGCCAGCGATCATCAGGCTCCTTAAAAAAACCGCTAACTGTCAGTATCAAGTCATTGATATGGCGCAGGGAAATAAGGTTTCCCGGTTAGTAGCGTGGCGATTTGAATCCATGAGTCAAGGCTAAACCGAACTCGACACTGGGGTGTTATCACCCCGCTTTTGTCCTTCTATCTTTCATCCCACCTTCACTCACCTTCACTCACCTTCACTCACCTTCACTCACCTTCACTCACCTTCACTCACCTTCACTCACCTTCACTCACCTTCACTCACCTTTACTCACCTTTACTCACCTTTACTCACCTTTACCCACCTTTTATCCAGCTCTTATGGCCCCCTACTAACTGGCGTTATGCACACCGTTATGACCGCATCGGCACCAAAACAGATCAATAACCACGCTCAGTGGTTGTTTGTCTTAGATCATTTTCATCTACGCCAATATCAAA
The DNA window shown above is from Umboniibacter marinipuniceus and carries:
- a CDS encoding formylglycine-generating enzyme family protein is translated as MPIFNAKKLSVRAALMLGIIVSVLIANGGIADSSKGETARTLASSALVGQLVEVPGGEYMMGSEQGRDREVPVHNVSIMSFHMQAKEVSWSQYRQCVEASHCAPPAGGTALHPQSPIVNVSYEDVLHYIQWLNGQSLGWFRLPSEAEWEYAARAGSTTKYSWGNEIDCTLAAFACNGRMSPSLVGSFAANDFGLFDMSGNVWEWTADCWNENYHGAPRFGIVWLDGDCTRRVVRGGSWFLYPSFLTVSYRDWRTVSDRVDSVGFRLVRELPPTAHR
- a CDS encoding MFS transporter; the protein is MRKIGYLVAAQLLSFSVVTMMVVASSLIGLALSPLAELATLPLSLQVAAFAAALIPATQSMQRNGRRRVMLLMNGAAGCSLVLAMLAVLMHSFALFCFASACLGASLAYIQQLRFVAIESVLEPQQSKALSWIMMAGIGAAFLGPELINLGKLLVAREWIGAYCLALAALAITFLLLYRYLPAAQRSVTELEQVEKSRVSPALIVVLCAGALGGALMTLIMTATPITMHHHNGFDLIQTTTVIQWHIVAMFAPSLFTSKLLKYISIRQMMGLGALIIAVCAYIGFFAAEYHQFLLSLVLLGIGWNFLFMGSTLLLPTLSPQREKLRFQGYLDGSAATLQAIGTLTAGALLHFAGWTSILAFSGLVAIGVALSLSVKRYH
- a CDS encoding PA3496 family putative envelope integrity protein, with amino-acid sequence MDTVAIQAEEVAVKQPKKRGRRKKTERERNMRRMIEDKLDEMRLQRNVAQYCFDD
- the rlmF gene encoding 23S rRNA (adenine(1618)-N(6))-methyltransferase RlmF, with product MTNQSPLHPRNPHRGRYDLFALGKTHKPLNGFIQRNPMGGKTINFANPSAVVALNTALLKHYYGLKAWHIPKGFLCPPIPGRADYIHHLADLLGEPNFNPTIRVLDIGTGANLIYPIIAQHSYGWKVVGTDINTQALNNAQTLIEENSLGASISLRHQADPRAILAGIINADDSFDAVLCNPPFHRSAEEANAGSERKTRQLSRHKRKKMPVGLNFGGSNAELWCEGGEVWFVSQMIRESERYATQVKWFSSLVAKQEDMPAIIRLLKKTANCQYQVIDMAQGNKVSRLVAWRFESMSQG